From a single Alloactinosynnema sp. L-07 genomic region:
- a CDS encoding right-handed parallel beta-helix repeat-containing protein → MSARLSSSAELRKSHATRARRIAVAAGVAVGAIVLTAGCKPMAGKPAPDLPTPSTTITIDPVPSTAPTTTAAPTTTSSSTAAPTTTVQPTATGTVSSPKPQPVPQPAPPGGAVAAGTVPQPGQVGFRGDATKLKIVDGPGNAPAGTRWNTGALRFSGNVTLDGVHVKGGIEYNGGGTLTIRNSIIEGNHFSWAPLLGNSGHIDVRDTTITYKDSQWPGPQWGNGAIHGDATVTVIRCDISGTPDGIQNGPGNSTIEQNYIHGMLRAGAYPNNTHNDGIQNYGGANLSIKYNRIDISADGKAYDGTHQNAAVFIMPDGSSPSKNLQVVGNYLAGGGYILRLGSPMSGTIVTGNRFGTTAGGWGEVLLDNGGISQWANNVSASGAQVPQP, encoded by the coding sequence ATGTCCGCTCGACTCTCATCGTCTGCGGAGTTACGTAAGAGCCACGCCACGCGAGCCCGCAGGATCGCGGTCGCGGCGGGCGTGGCAGTGGGCGCGATCGTGCTCACGGCAGGCTGCAAGCCGATGGCGGGCAAGCCCGCGCCGGACCTGCCGACGCCGTCCACGACCATCACCATCGACCCGGTGCCGTCCACGGCACCCACCACCACGGCAGCGCCGACGACGACCTCGTCGTCCACCGCGGCGCCGACCACCACGGTCCAGCCGACCGCGACGGGCACTGTCTCCTCGCCCAAGCCCCAGCCCGTCCCGCAGCCTGCCCCTCCGGGTGGCGCTGTCGCCGCGGGCACCGTTCCGCAGCCCGGCCAGGTCGGGTTCCGCGGCGACGCCACGAAGCTCAAGATCGTCGACGGGCCGGGCAACGCACCGGCGGGCACCCGCTGGAACACCGGTGCCCTGCGGTTCAGCGGCAACGTGACCCTCGACGGCGTCCACGTCAAGGGCGGCATCGAGTACAACGGCGGCGGAACGCTGACGATCCGCAACTCGATCATCGAGGGCAACCACTTCAGCTGGGCCCCGCTGCTGGGCAACAGCGGCCACATCGACGTGCGCGACACGACGATCACCTACAAGGACAGCCAGTGGCCCGGCCCGCAGTGGGGCAACGGCGCCATCCACGGCGACGCCACGGTGACCGTCATCCGCTGTGACATCTCGGGCACGCCGGACGGCATCCAGAACGGCCCCGGCAACTCCACGATCGAGCAGAACTACATCCACGGGATGCTGCGCGCGGGTGCCTACCCGAACAACACGCACAACGACGGCATCCAGAACTACGGCGGCGCCAACCTGTCGATCAAGTACAACCGGATCGACATCAGCGCCGACGGCAAGGCCTACGACGGAACGCACCAGAACGCGGCCGTGTTCATCATGCCCGACGGCTCGTCGCCGTCGAAGAACCTGCAGGTGGTGGGCAACTACCTGGCCGGTGGCGGGTACATCCTGCGCCTGGGTTCGCCGATGAGCGGCACGATCGTCACCGGCAACAGGTTCGGTACGACTGCGGGCGGCTGGGGCGAGGTGCTGCTGGACAACGGCGGCATCAGCCAGTGGGCGAACAACGTCTCGGCCTCCGGGGCGCAGGTCCCGCAGCCCTAG
- a CDS encoding O-antigen ligase — protein MATDRPADTLGADGQPRERPTTRRTTSAKRAGEAAGGRRGPAKRPAPKARDQRLPIMRKPGTKQRADGATLACCYALAMTCIPAGLVLKGLPMSITPGMAIGLAMGIIWFCAQLVTTLGVAKGRNAARTALFLFASSQLATYGYATYGYLPSDELAAADRTLITLMAVFSVGLAVCDGVRGLDRLDRLLKVMIGGATFMAAVGILQFSLALDLTQYLSFPGLKAQGEMSFVLERSNFRRPAGTSGHPIEFGVVCAMTVPLALHYALRALDHGGPAKRWWFCLAILAVASMQSLSRSAVLGLAIAAMFVIPAMPKKRRVRALGAIVLFLVAMRVMVPGLVGTLYSLFTSISVDPSAESRRRAIDRAGSEISEHLLLGRGMGTYLPEKYGWLDNQYLGTLVQNGVIGMLLLIFLYVAGWYCCLRVRLASKDPKIRDLAIAIAAGIGVPGISSATFDLLGFAVATGFTFLLVGAAGSLWRTVQDQKSAEPQHSAAQSDEPDEPDDPDQPDRPHRTEVTA, from the coding sequence ATGGCCACCGACCGGCCCGCCGACACCTTGGGCGCCGACGGCCAACCACGCGAACGCCCGACGACACGGCGAACGACCAGCGCCAAGCGCGCGGGCGAGGCGGCGGGCGGCCGACGCGGGCCTGCCAAGCGTCCGGCGCCGAAGGCGCGGGATCAGCGGTTGCCGATCATGCGCAAGCCGGGTACCAAGCAGCGGGCCGACGGGGCGACCCTCGCCTGCTGCTACGCCCTGGCCATGACCTGCATCCCCGCGGGCCTCGTGCTCAAGGGCCTGCCCATGTCGATCACGCCAGGGATGGCGATCGGGCTGGCCATGGGCATCATCTGGTTCTGCGCCCAACTCGTCACGACGCTCGGGGTGGCGAAAGGGCGAAACGCCGCGCGGACCGCGCTGTTCCTCTTCGCCAGTTCGCAGTTGGCCACCTACGGATACGCGACCTACGGCTATCTGCCCTCCGACGAACTCGCCGCCGCCGACCGGACCCTCATCACGTTGATGGCGGTGTTCTCCGTGGGGCTCGCCGTGTGCGACGGGGTGCGCGGGCTCGACCGGCTGGACCGGCTGCTCAAGGTGATGATCGGCGGCGCCACGTTCATGGCGGCCGTCGGGATCCTGCAGTTCTCGCTGGCGCTGGACCTGACCCAGTACCTCTCGTTCCCCGGGCTCAAGGCGCAGGGCGAGATGTCGTTCGTGTTGGAGCGATCCAACTTCCGCCGTCCGGCGGGGACCTCCGGCCACCCGATCGAGTTCGGCGTCGTCTGCGCGATGACGGTCCCGCTTGCCCTGCACTACGCGCTACGGGCGTTGGACCACGGCGGCCCCGCCAAGCGGTGGTGGTTCTGCCTGGCGATCCTGGCCGTGGCGTCGATGCAGTCGCTGTCCCGGTCGGCCGTGCTGGGGCTGGCGATCGCGGCGATGTTCGTCATCCCCGCGATGCCCAAGAAGCGGCGGGTCCGGGCGCTGGGCGCGATCGTGCTGTTCCTCGTGGCGATGCGGGTGATGGTGCCCGGCCTGGTCGGCACGCTCTACAGCCTGTTCACCAGCATCAGCGTCGACCCGAGCGCCGAGAGCCGCAGGCGGGCCATCGACCGGGCGGGCTCGGAGATCTCCGAGCACCTGCTCCTCGGCCGCGGCATGGGCACCTACCTGCCGGAGAAGTACGGCTGGCTCGACAACCAGTATCTCGGCACGCTCGTGCAGAACGGCGTCATCGGGATGCTGCTGCTGATCTTCCTCTACGTCGCGGGCTGGTACTGCTGCCTGCGGGTGCGGCTGGCCAGCAAGGACCCGAAGATTCGCGACCTCGCCATCGCCATCGCCGCGGGGATCGGGGTGCCGGGGATCTCGTCGGCGACCTTCGACCTACTCGGCTTCGCCGTGGCGACCGGCTTCACGTTCCTGCTGGTCGGCGCCGCCGGGTCGCTGTGGCGCACCGTGCAGGACCAGAAATCCGCGGAACCGCAACACTCGGCCGCCCAGTCCGATGAACCCGATGAACCTGATGACCCGGACCAGCCGGACCGACCGCACAGAACAGAGGTAACCGCGTGA
- a CDS encoding oligosaccharide flippase family protein, producing MTAEAPEEPTIGSKVGRGAVWSLLNTVVLRLGTLIAGIVLARILTPADYGVFAVALVAMTLLQAFNELGVSLALVRWERDVREFAPTAMTIAVGFSVALYGAVWFAAPAFCELMGSPDAVGVMRVLCLAVIFDGVAVVPATILNREFLQRTRFLCDAAAFVVVTSVTISLAATGSGPMSFAIGQIAGNLVSVTAYLLLCPVKVRPGWDAGIARDLVKFGLPLAAASLLVLSVTNVDKIVVGSMTDAVALGLYVMAFNQSSLPLQVFSEAARRVSLAGFSRLVHDKRQLEEALARGVGLLMAASVPVCALLACYAGPMLHVVYGGQWTPAAIALQVLAALGLLRILLFIGYDLLVALDGNRVLVGLQGLWLAAILPALIVGTQVDGIRGAAIAQVVVAAVVVVPAFAWVIRRRGIRLLPSLLACRRPFAGGLLVVASALAVREMFDSSLAQLLIGGLVAAALYFPVVYPMRALLPGRARAEVVA from the coding sequence GTGACCGCCGAAGCGCCGGAAGAACCGACGATCGGCAGCAAGGTCGGCCGCGGCGCGGTGTGGAGCCTGCTCAACACCGTGGTGCTGCGCCTTGGCACGCTGATCGCGGGGATCGTGCTGGCCCGCATCCTGACCCCGGCCGACTACGGCGTCTTCGCCGTCGCCCTGGTCGCGATGACGCTGCTGCAGGCGTTCAACGAGCTCGGCGTGAGCCTGGCGCTGGTGCGGTGGGAACGCGACGTGCGGGAGTTCGCGCCCACGGCGATGACCATCGCGGTCGGGTTCAGCGTCGCGCTCTACGGCGCGGTGTGGTTCGCCGCGCCCGCGTTCTGCGAGCTGATGGGCAGCCCCGACGCGGTCGGGGTGATGCGGGTGCTGTGCCTCGCGGTGATCTTCGACGGGGTGGCGGTGGTCCCGGCCACGATCCTCAACCGCGAGTTCCTCCAGCGGACCCGGTTCCTGTGCGACGCGGCGGCGTTCGTCGTCGTCACGTCGGTGACGATCTCGCTGGCCGCCACCGGGTCCGGGCCGATGAGCTTCGCCATCGGGCAGATCGCGGGCAACCTGGTGTCGGTCACCGCTTACCTGCTGCTGTGCCCGGTGAAGGTGCGGCCGGGATGGGACGCCGGGATCGCGCGGGACCTGGTCAAGTTCGGCCTCCCGCTCGCGGCGGCCAGCCTGCTCGTGCTGTCGGTGACCAATGTGGACAAGATCGTCGTCGGCTCGATGACCGACGCGGTCGCGCTTGGCCTCTATGTCATGGCGTTCAACCAGTCGAGCCTGCCCTTGCAGGTGTTCTCCGAGGCCGCGCGGCGGGTGTCGCTGGCCGGATTCTCGCGGCTGGTGCACGACAAGCGGCAGCTTGAGGAGGCGCTCGCGCGCGGGGTCGGGCTGCTGATGGCGGCCTCGGTCCCGGTGTGCGCGCTGTTGGCCTGCTACGCCGGACCGATGCTGCACGTGGTCTACGGCGGGCAGTGGACCCCGGCTGCGATCGCGCTGCAAGTGCTCGCCGCACTCGGCCTGCTGCGGATCCTGCTGTTCATCGGCTATGACCTGCTCGTCGCCCTCGACGGCAACCGGGTCCTGGTCGGCCTGCAAGGGCTGTGGCTGGCCGCCATACTCCCGGCGCTGATCGTGGGCACTCAGGTCGACGGCATCCGCGGCGCGGCGATCGCCCAGGTCGTCGTCGCGGCGGTCGTCGTGGTGCCCGCGTTCGCGTGGGTGATCCGGCGGCGCGGCATCCGGCTGCTGCCGTCGCTGCTGGCCTGCCGCAGGCCGTTCGCGGGCGGGCTGCTGGTGGTGGCCTCCGCGCTCGC